The genome window AAATAACAGAAAACACACATGGTTAATCCACTTTTACTGGACTCCCTGTTGCTCGGTGTGCAGCACTCTTTCGAGCCCGACCACATGGCGGCGGTTTCGGTGCTGGCTTCGGAAAAAGACAAAAAAAATCGTGCTCAAATCTGGCGTATTGTCTGGCGCTCTTCGCACTGGGCGCTGGGCCATTCGTTTACGCTGATTTTATTTGCCTGCCTGATCTTATTACTCAAATCGTCGTTATCGCTGAACATTGCCGAGCAGGTCGAACTGGTCGTAGGGCCACTGATGATCTGGCTCGGCCTTGTTGCCATCCGGCGCAATTTTGTACCTGCCGCGTCGTCTACCGA of Tellurirhabdus bombi contains these proteins:
- a CDS encoding cytochrome c biogenesis protein CcdA; translation: MVNPLLLDSLLLGVQHSFEPDHMAAVSVLASEKDKKNRAQIWRIVWRSSHWALGHSFTLILFACLILLLKSSLSLNIAEQVELVVGPLMIWLGLVAIRRNFVPAASSTDTSPKTVSRSFWVGMIHGLAGTGGACTIALTLAARDASTAVWIIILQSVGIVVAMTVYGCLLAFSLHKVIGKWQTAIRMINYVVGGFSILIGFYTLYEVLLS